From a region of the Hemibagrus wyckioides isolate EC202008001 linkage group LG06, SWU_Hwy_1.0, whole genome shotgun sequence genome:
- the spegb gene encoding striated muscle preferentially expressed protein kinase isoform X5: MKKIWSKKRFQKTGHSNRTFGRFTHDSETTEDEAAEPQMETKDGGRGDPDETSQRVPAGERMMDVASGASGHGENTVVEREMQSLGSRAAGPQAARSQSEEVLRESPPQVLPPPSPKIIRSSTSPMLGRSGSGPPTPLTPRKKAVVPSEYQDTVPGEFEEKIKQPKSSAMSQSSAQDSRPQTPVSDYSRKDLTPRPSPKLIRPSSKIFERVRVFEERRRSIDNPEGSISGRSWAGFNRAPSIDSDDGGSRLGISRESSKEDLHEALKADAEQRRSMFRQRAASLEDRPRYSQKVQDIEHKFTEELQRIKKLVGKPHMKKSFSTEQLSTFHRGRQPIRKLEPIPPQVLQKLQDRERAQQEQEKRIKEQPKDKSPQGQTRQVQQQEPLLQDQVGRERSPMTTKTINQRAEESSPPEGTSPSELPGQRSPRLMRGPSPVAENPPRSPVVEITSVTDEHPHSPRRTRAESPSRNVLEMTLRKVEPRPASPLVKRVGQLQEVTPVHIEDDTVNRKTPIEITLRKLDRRPESPLVQSEISAVQECPVQAPPLKPTRLTLTSSKEEKMEIDVTPLAPALKVTIPQIIVEEEPMETETPVPAHSDKTSNNATSKEEKPQKVRGRGRKQRPMSPELESSDDSYVSAEEDPLEAPIFEFPLQDTIASSGAEVLLKCIIAGNPLPEVTWMQNNVEIKNSPTHVVKVEGERHSLLIKWTKPSDAGTYTVTATNEVGKASCSASLFIKPEPSQDVRGNLGVPMDISSPITSDEEYLSPLEEAMDFVGSSYRGPEPRKTTDTRFKEPPAFQVTVGDQTVIEGQEVIMSVRITGQPKPMLYWLRDRVTIKTGPRHIVRETEDGNCEMIIKSAVKSDAGVYTCKIINEYGTKQCEGKLEVKAAPVEPGLAIIRPLRDVMVKAGESVMFECHVIGPQDMDVDWLSDGKLIQPALLNCKMHFDGKRCRLLLNSVHEDDSGTYTCKLSTAKEELTSCAQMKVIASVEPLFTRKLDVLEVIEGRNARFDCKVSGTPPPVVTWTHFDNPLVESEDIRILKEGGRHSLVISHVSSDDEGFYTVVAKNKHGEAECSAELYVQEPRPAMSSQMAKLEKMPSIPEEPEVPESEVERFTMPDFVKPLYDLDVVEGKEAILKCKVAGFPYPTISWFHNGKKIESTEDRKMTQFRDIHSLVIRSVCHAHGGVYKSVISNKVGKATCYAHLYVTDVLPDPPDGAPVIESITGKTVTLSWKKPKRLDPSIDPSTLMYAVQQQALGSIQWTIIASSLKQTSYTVTSLSKGIRYAFRILSITSKAFSKPSLATDPVQLIDRGPYLKEAPVITDKPDMVYVVENQSVSITVTLNHVNAAVTWKMRGATLSNRAGLFEMSMPDDDQHTLKLCKVKSSDVGPLSFTASNPHGADSCLLTLEMAVAPTFESIMEDLDVSVGETPRFAVVVEGKPIPDILWYKNDILLSEGSHYTFVYDDNECSLVVLNTQPQDSGVYTCTAKNIAGSVSCKAELTVHATKQMKDDPMEDEESILRRMRRLTDYYDVHKEIGRGAFSYVKRVTHKAGKREYAAKFISARAKRKASALREMNILSHLDHERIIYFHDAFEKKNAVIIITEICHEELLDRLTKKSTVTEAEIRSSLRQVLEGINYLHQNDILHLDIKPDNILMADHSSDQIRICDFGNAVKFTPGDPQYCKYGTPEFIAPEIVNQTPVSKATDIWPVGVLTYLCLTGVSPFAGENDRTSVLNIRNYNVAFEESMFADLCHEAKGFVIKLLVADRLRPDANECLRHPWFKMLNKGKNISTESLKKFLLRRKWQRSLISYKSKMVMRSIPALLDDSSSHISIAVPRHLKEGSPPPSSSSDSDEDIDELPFIPMPLNMEFSGSRMSLNEIIGDDEIIKSNSNLERAGPIAQKPEPMECEQLHEGGDADMRGRARKRTPADDEKGSSDEEPGELSKRADQPKRPLRRGSSMESDKPDGARRRGELRRGSSADSALQLHIKPEEGAEESPTEGRRILKKSVSMELPRRSPSPGAGKLSQEDYALKLELMRQRLLRGGSVDNKMSGLRGPLLETLGMGDDKCFIRGPRLGNPPLVRAASSDTPRDDIPKTKVLRKSASFSQGDDEPMPLHRRIGAPLEIPLAQVEERRLQEAVSMSVLAEPAKTDSRPTTPKPLTPEPKKQDKEPSPVREIKHEEIPIKQKDIATIVKGDDQKSNDDAVQKKDSSMLNETVQEPKKVPQSRSTPVMVPRVFVEKIEEEDEGEEKELVESVIEREPSFPKMENEEIDEEVELVKSSEIITPTSTTEVAPVVPPQCAVSTYVTPSPPVLTVLPDGRTSAYASIMQAIIVPSLQPPSQPATIPASTNISTTPSTAGLVPTTMSRHISEPVLVSTTPSSKSDTQQTTEHPAVFSRVASVEQPAKEPSPPKTPTLASPNREPSPGGQIQDLASEEVFEARFKKRESSLTRGLKLLSWQKTEEKPTIAAPEITEEMYRPGPVGAPLEFVHRKLEEKSKSVQDLREAEKDPGFMRRLSMRLKRSPSIERNEEKPKDEDVPRRRLSWALGRRGSQDKKEVEMMRMDGGPEAPPEPETKKPNESPVLAMRRKISNTVAGISMKIRSHSEERKDEKEKTETKKTPLLSILRRSTSEGGSLKRMGIPQNQLASQSGNGASSESLDSMSSIQSETAIKSAETERRSRWDRWGLSRGRRDKTISQPDLPTAIARENGSLRSRQYSRAASDFPPVFHIKLRDHVLLEGDPVTLSCLPAGSPHPRITWMKDKKQLEIDPRMNVISCPDGRQLLMIMKTTKKDAGLYECVATNALGSISSSCKLSLARLPNPPGTPEVPQKYQNTALVVWRPSDTVAPCTYCLERRTEGESNWLIVATGVADCYFNVTDLPSGATYRFRVACVNKAGQGPYSNLSEKVTLDAAALPKSTGTVIVKTLPSTAGPAVVTSTMTVPPIKLSGSKPVPSSSTTPAPAAPPAKPAAPPAKPAPPSAKPAAPPAKPAPPSAKPAAPSAKPAPTTPSPATTSMSASMNRNAPIVSQVQPSVPSTSVPSTSVPSTPAPSTPTLAKAKTTLNITMSKPATTTSAPVLPSTSKPSPPVVLPKPQTPVNVVPPMAKTPSVSPPPLVSPPPSLGKPISSVPMYVPATTTAPVTPVTPNTPSPALSPPVVLVTSLTPVGEGSATPSRVTPSGRVTPSGRVTPTGRKTPLGKPGESALRQGVPQKPYTFMDEKARGRFGVIRECRENATGNLFMAKIVPYEPENKQSVLQEYEILKALHHDKIMTLHEAYVTPRYLVLISECCTGKELLHSLIDRFRYSEDDVVSYTVQILQGLDYLHSRRILHLDIKPDNIIVTYMNTVKIIDFGSAQTFNPLFLKQFHPPIGTLEYMSPEMLKGDIVGPPADIWSVGVLTYIMLSGRLPFMENNQAETEAKIQAAKFDLSKLYQNVSQSASLFLKKILCSYPWARPSIKDCFNNSWLQDAYLMRLRRQTLTFTTTRLKEFVSQQQHIRAHVATKHKVLLRSYSAQTPTTPTTPTMPTTPTTITSTPSTPVTQ, translated from the exons GAGCCAATCTGAGGAAGTTTTGAGGGAATCTCCCCCACAAGTTCTCCCTCCCCCTTCCCCTAAAATAATCCGTTCATCCACCTCTCCCATGCTCGGCCGATCTGGCTCTGGTCCCCCCACCCCCCTGACCCCACGCAAGAAAGCTGTTGTGCCGAGTGAATACCAAGACACAGTACCAGGAGAGTTCGAGGAGAAGATTAAACAACCAAAGTCTTCAGCCATGTCCCAGAGTAGTGCGCAGGACTCTCGTCCCCAGACCCCCGTCAGTGACTACTCCCGGAAGGACTTGACCCCCCGTCCCTCTCCTAAACTGATACGGCCAAGTTCCAAGATCTTCGAAAGGGTGAGAGTTTTTGAAGAGCGCAGAAGAAGCATTGACAATCCTGAGGGGTCAATCTCTGGACGCTCTTGGGCTGGCTTTAACAGAGCTCCTTCCATTGACTCTGATGACGGAGGGAGTCGTCTAGGAATCTCAAGAGAAAGTTCCAAGGAGGACCTCCATGAAGCTTTGAAGGCAGATGCAGAGCAGAGAAGATCTATGTTCAGGCAGAGAGCTGCTTCACTAGAGGACAGACCTCGCTACTCCCAGAAAGTGCAAGATATTGAGCACAAGTTCACAGAGGAACTCCAGCGAATCAAAAAGCTTGTGGGGAAACCACATATGAAGAAGTCCTTCTCTACTGAACAGCTATCAACTTTTCACAGGGGCAGGCAGCCCATCAGAAAACTGGAGCCCATCCCGCCTCAGGTGCTTCAAAAGCTACAGGACCGGGAGCGTGCTCAGCAAGAGCAAGAGAAGAGAATAAAGGAACAACCCAAAGACAAATCACCACAGGGGCAAACACGACAGGTTCAGCAACAGGAACCATTGTTACAGGATCAGGTTGGACGAGAGAGGTCACCCATGACAACTAAAACAATTAACCAAAGGGCAGAGGAGTCGTCACCTCCAGAAGGTACATCACCATCTGAGTTACCTGGACAAAGGTCTCCAAGACTAATGCGTGGACCTAGTCCAGTTGCTGAAAACCCTCCAAGATCTCCAGTTGTGGAAATCACCTCTGTGACTGATGAGCACCCACACTCCCCTCGAAGAACAAGAGCAGAGTCACCATCCAGAAATGTCCTAGAGATGACATTACGCAAGGTAGAACCTAGACCTGCAAGCCCACTCGTAAAGAGAGTAGGTCAACTCCAAGAAGTCACCCCAGTCCACATAGAGGATGATACTGTCAATAGAAAAACACCTATAGAGATCACTCTGAGAAAGCTGGACAGAAGACCAGAAAGTCCTCTTGTGCAGAGTGAAATCAGTGCAGTACAAGAGTGTCCTGTCCAGGCACCACCTCTTAAACCTACAAGGCTTACACTCACCTCCTCTAAAGAAGAGAAGATGGAGATAGATGTGACTCCTCTAGCACCAGCCCTAAAGGTCACTATCCCACAAATTATTGTTGAAGAGGAGCCAATGGAAACAGAAACTCCTGTACCTGCACACAGTgataaaacaagcaacaatgCCACTTCTAAAGAGGAAAAACCTCAAAAAGTGAGAGGAAGGGGACGTAAACAAAGACCAATGTCTCCTGAATTAg AATCTTCTGATGACTCCTATGTGTCAGCAGAAGAAGACCCTCTAGAGGCCCCAATATTTGAGTTTCCTCTTCAGGACACAATAGCATCCTCTGGTGCTGAGGTTTTGCTGAAGTGCATTATTGCTGGCAATCCTCTTCCTGAAG TGACATGGATGCAGAACAACGTGGAAATTAAGAACAGTCCCACACACGTGGTGAAAGTGGAGGGAGAGAGGCACAGTCTTCTCATCAAATGGACAAAACCAAGTGATGCTGGCACATACACTGTAACAGCCACAAATGAAGTGGGCAAGGCTTCCTGCAGCGCCTCCCTCTTTATCAAACCAG AGCCTAGCCAAGACGTGAGAGGCAACCTTGGTGTTCCCATGGACATCAGTAGCCCCATCACGTCTGATGAGGAGTACCTCAGCCCTTTGGAGGAGGCTATGGATTTTGTCGGATCATCCTACCGTGGTCCTGAACCCCGGAAGACCACAGACACTCGGTTTAAAGAGCCCCCTGCCTTTCAG GTTACTGTAGGAGATCAGACAGTCATAGAAGGACAGGAAGTGATCATGTCTGTCCGAATAACTGGCCAGCCCAAACCAATGCTCTACTG GCTGAGGGACCGAGTAACCATAAAAACAGGTCCTCGACACATCGTCCGTGAGACAGAAGATGGCAACTGTGAGATGATAATAAAATCAGCTGTGAAGTCTGACGCTGGTGTGTACACCTGTAAAATCATCAACGAGTATGGCACCAAACAGTGTGAAGGCAAATTAGAGGTGAAAG CCGCTCCAGTAGAACCTGGCCTCGCTATAATTCGGCCTCTCAGGGATGTCATGGTGAAGGCAGGAGAATCTGTGATGTTTGAATGCCATGtgatcggaccacaggacatggacGTAGACTGGCTATCAGATGGGAAGCTCATCCAGCCAGCGCTTCTGAACTGTAAGATGCACTTCGACGGGAAGAGGTGCAGATTGCTGCTCAACTCAGTGCATGAGGATGACAGTGGCACATACACCTGTAAACTGAGCACAGCCAAAG AGGAACTGACCTCATGTGCTCAGATGAAGGTCATTGCTTCTGTCGAGCCACTGTTTACCCGAAAGCTGGATGTGTTGGAGGTGATCGAGGGTCGAAATGCACGGTTTGACTGCAAAGTCAGTGGAACGCCACCACCTGTGGTCACCTGGACTCACTTCG ACAATCCATTGGTGGAGAGTGAGGATATCCGCATTCTGAAGGAAGGAGGCCGGCACTCGCTGGTTATCTCCCATGTGAGCAGTGATGATGAGGGGTTCTACACAGTGGTGGCCAAGAACAAACATGGGGAAGCTGAGTGCTCAGCAGAGCTCTATGTACAGGAACCCCGGCCAGCTATGTCATCTCAGAT GGCTAAGCTAGAGAAGATGCCATCCATTCCTGAGGAGCCAGAGGTTCCTGAGAGCGAGGTAGAGCGCTTTACTATGCCTGACTTTGTTAAGCCACTGTACGACCTGGATGTTGTCGAGGGAAAAGAGGCCATCTTGAAATGCAAAGTGGCCGGTTTTCCATATCCCACCATTTCTTGGTTCCACAATGGCAAGAAGATTGAAAGCACAGAGGACAGGAAGATGACGCAGT TCAGAGATATCCACAGTCTTGTCATTCGCTCAGTCTGCCATGCCCACGGTGGTGTCTACAAGAGCGTTATTTCCAACAAGGTGGGCAAGGCCACATGCTATGCCCATCTGTATGTAACAG acgTTCTTCCCGATCCTCCAGATGGAGCACCGGTAATTGAGTCCATTACTGGCAAGACTGTCACTCTTAGCTGGAAGAAACCCAAACGACTGGACCCATCAATTG ATCCCAGCACTTTGATGTACGCTGTCCAGCAGCAGGCCTTGGGCTCTATACAATGGACTATAATTGCGTCCAGCCTAAAGCAGACCTCCTACACTGTCACCTCTCTATCCAAGGGTATCCGCTATGCCTTTAGGATCCTATCAATCACCAGCAAAGCTTTTAGCAAACCATCTCTGGCCACAGACCCAGTACAGCTCATAGACAGGG GTCCATATCTTAAGGAGGCCCCAGTTATTACTGACAAGCCAGACATGGTGTATGTGGTGGAGAATCAGTCGGTCAGCATTACGGTCACTCTTAACCACGTCAATGCAGCTGTCACCTGGAAGAT GAGAGGCGCGACCTTGTCAAACAGAGCTGGGTTGTTTGAAATGAGCATGCCTGATGATGACCAACACACGCTAAAGCTCTGTAAGGTGAAGAGCAGTGATGTGGGACCACTAAGCTTCACTGCTAGCAATCCACATGGAGCTGATTCCTGCCTCCTCACCCTGGAGATGGCAG TTGCCCCAACTTTTGAGTCTATTATGGAGGATCTGGATGTAAGTGTTGGGGAGACACCTCGCTTTGCTGTGGTAGTGGAAGGGAAACCCATTCCAGACATCCTCTGGTACAAG aacGACATCCTTCTATCAGAGGGTAGCCATTATACCTTTGTGTATGATGATAACGAGTGCTCTCTGGTCGTGCTCAACACTCAGCCACAAGATTCTGGAGTCTACACCTGCACTGCCAAAAACATCGCTGGCTCCGTTTCCTGCAAGGCTGAGCTCACTGTCCATGCTA CTAAACAGATGAAGGATGACCCGATGGAGGATGAGGAGTCTATCCTGAGGAGGATGAGACGACTCACTGATTACTATGACGTTCACAAAGAGATCGGGAG AGGAGCCTTCTCGTATGTGAAGCGAGTTACACACAAGGCGGGAAAAAGGGAGTATGCTGCCAAGTTCATCTCAGCTCGAGCCAAGAGAAAAGCCTCAGCCCTGAGGGAGATGAACATCTTGTCTCACCTTGACCACGAAAGGATCATCTACTTTCATGATGCCTTTGAGAAGAAGAAcgctgtcatcatcattactgagAT ATGCCATGAGGAGCTTTTGGATAGGCTAACAAAGAAATCAACAGTGACTGAGGCAGAG ATTCGCTCCAGCCTGAGACAGGTCTTAGAGGGAATTAACTATCTTCATCAAAATGACATTTTGCATTTGGACATTAAG CCGGACAACATCCTCATGGCTGACCACTCCAGCGATCAGATCCGGATTTGTGATTTTGGAAACGCAGTGAAGTTTACACCCGGTGATCCACAGTATTGCAAATATGGTACTCCAGAATTCATTGCCCCTGAGATTGTTAACCAGACACCAGTCTCCAAGGCAACTGACATCTG GCCAGTAGGCGTCTTGACATATCTGTG TCTAACTGGTGTATCTCCATTTGCGGGAGAAAATGACCGAACCTCCGTGCTGAACATCAGGAATTACAACGTGGCTTTTGAGGAGAGCATGTTTGCAGATCTCTGCCATGAAGCAAAAGGATTTGTCATCAAATTACTAGTGGCTGACAGACT GCGGCCAGATGCCAACGAGTGTCTGCGTCATCCATGGTTCAAG ATGCTGAATAAAGGAAAGAACATCAGCACAGAGTCCCTCAAAAAATTCTTGTTAAGAAGAAAATGGCAG AGATCTCTTATTAGCTACAAGTCCAAAATGGTCATGAGGTCAATACCTGCATTGCTGGACGATTCTTCAAGTCATATTTCCATTGCTGTCCCACGGCATTTAAAAGAAGGTTCGCCACCTCCTTCCTCTTCATCAGACTCTGATGAAGACATTGATGAGCTGCCTTTTATACCCATGCCACTGAATATGGAGTTCTCAGGCTCCAGAATGTCACTGAATGAGATTATTGGGGATGATGAAATAATCAAGAGTAATAGCAACCTTGAAAGGGCAGGGCCAATAGCTCAAAAGCCTGAGCCCATGGAGTGTGAGCAATTACATGAAGGTGGTGATGCTGACATGCGAGGTCGCGCAAGGAAAAGGACACCCGCTGATGATGAAAAAGGGTCCTCTGATGAAGAACCAGGGGAACTGTCCAAGAGGGCAGATCAGCCAAAAAGGCCCCTCCGCAGAGGGTCAAGTATGGAGTCTGACAAGCCTGATGGAGCACGTCGTAGAGGTGAACTGCGTAGAGGAAGCTCAGCGGATAGTGCCCTACAACTCCATATCAAGCCAGAGGAGGGAGCTGAGGAGAGTCCTACAGAAGGTAGAAGAATCCTTAAAAAGTCTGTGTCTATGGAACTGCCACGAAGGAGTCCAAGCCCAGGAGCAGGCAAGCTGAGCCAAGAGGATTATGCCTTGAAACTGGAGCTGATGAGACAAAGGCTTCTCCGAGGAGGCTCTGTGGACAACAAGATGAGTGGCCTTCGAGGCCCCCTGCTGGAGACCTTGGGCATGGGTGATGATAAGTGTTTTATACGAGGACCTCGTCTGGGTAACCCTCCTTTAGTTCGGGCAGCATCCAGTGACACTCCTCGAGATGACATTCCAAAGACCAAAGTGCTCCGCAAGAGTGCTTCCTTCAGCCAGGGTGACGATGAGCCTATGCCCCTACACAGAAGGATTGGGGCACCCCTAGAGATTCCTTTAGCCCAGGTTGAGGAACGTCGCCTGCAGGAAgctgtgtccatgtctgttcttGCAGAGCCAGCCAAGACAGATTCTCGCCCCACTACCCCAAAGCCACTTACTCCTGAACCAAAGAAGCAGGACAAAGAACCATCACCTGTCAGGGAGATTAAGCATGAGGAAATTCCTATTAAGCAAAAAGACATTGCTACTATAGTGAAAGGTGATGATCAGAAGTCAAATGATGATGCAGTTCAAAAGAAAGATTCCAGCATGTTAAACGAAACTGTTCAAGAACCTAAGAAAGTCCCACAAAGTAGGTCAACACCTGTTATGGTGCCAAGAGTGTTTGTAGAGAAGATTGAAGAAGAGGATGAAGGAGAGGAAAAGGAACTAGTAGAATCTGTAATAGAACGGGAACCATCTTTCCCTAAGATGGAGAATGAAGAAATTGATGAAGAAGTAGAACTGGTTAAATCATCAGAGATCATTACACCCACTAGTACCACTGAGGTTGCCCCAGTTGTGCCACCTCAATGTGCTGTCTCAACATATGTCACCCCCAGTCCCCCTGTACTAACTGTACTTCCAGATGGTAGGACATCTGCATATGCAAGTATCATGCAGGCCATCATAGTTCCATCCCTGCAGCCACCCAGCCAACCTGCAACCATCCCTGCATCTACAAATATTTCAACAACACCTTCTACAGCTGGACTTGTTCCTACCACCATGTCCAGACATATTTCAGAGCCAGTTCTGGTGtcaacaacaccatcatccaAGTCAGACACTCAACAAACCACTGAACATCCAGCAGTTTTCTCTCGAGTTGCATCAGTAGAACAACCAGCAAAGGAACCAAGTCCACCCAAGACTCCCACACTTGCTTCTCCGAATAGAGAGCCTTCTCCTGGAGGTCAAATCCAGGATCTTGCCTCTGAGGAGGTCTTTGAGGCTCGGTTCAAGAAACGTGAGTCTTCTCTCACTCGTGGGCTGAAACTTCTTTCATGGCAAAAGACAGAAGAAAAACCCACTATAGCTGCTCCTGAGATTACAGAAGAGATGTATCGGCCTGGACCGGTTGGTGCACCTTTAGAGTTTGTTCATAGAAAACTGGAGGAGAAGTCCAAATCTGTTCAGGATCTCCGTGAAGCAGAAAAAGACCCAGGTTTTATGAGAAGACTGTCTATGCGCCTAAAGAGGTCCCCTTCAATTGAGAGGAATGAGGAAAAGCCAAAAGATGAAGATGTCCCAAGGCGACGTTTATCTTGGGCTTTGGGTCGGAGAGGGTCACAGGACAAAAAGGAAGTTGAGATGATGAGAATGGATGGAGGACCAGAGGCACCTCCAGAGCCAGAGACCAAAAAGCCAAATGAGTCCCCTGTGCTAGCCATGCGTAGAAAGATCAGCAACACAGTGGCCGGCATATCCATGAAGATCAGGAGTCATTCTGAGGAAAGGaaagatgaaaaggaaaagaCAGAAACCAAAAAGACTCCTTTGCTGTCTATACTACGCCGTTCTACCTCAGAGGGAGGCAGTCTGAAGAGGATGGGAATCCCACAGAATCAGCTAGCTTCCCAGTCTGGCAATGGAGCCTCCTCTGAGTCCTTGGATTCCATGTCCAGCATACAGTCAGAGACAGCCATCAAAA GTGCAGAGACTGAGCGAAGGTCACGATGGGATCGATGGGGCCTATCTAGAGGGAGAAGGGATAAGACCATATCCCAGCCAGACTTACCCACTGCTATAGCCAGAGAGAACGGCTCGCTCCGCTCTCGCCAGTATTCCCGGGCAGCCTCAG ACTTCCCTCCAGTATTCCATATCAAACTGAGGGACCATGTTCTGCTTGAGGGAGATCCTGTCACTCTCAGCTGCTTGCCTGCTGGCAGTCCTCACCCACGTATCACATGGATGAAAG ATAAAAAGCAACTGGAGATTGACCCAAGAATGAACGTGATCTCCTGCCCTGATGGGAGACAACTGCTGATGATTATGAAGACCACCAAGAAAGACGCAGGCCTTTATGAATGTGTGGCAACAAACGCATTAGGCTCTATCAGCAGCTCCTGTAAACTCTCTCTTGCCC GTCTGCCAAACCCGCCGGgtacaccagaggttcctcAAAAGTATCAAAACACAGCATTGGTGGTGTGGCGTCCATCAGACACCGTGGCCCCTTGTACTTATTGCCTGGAGCGAAGGACAGAAG gTGAAAGTAACTGGCTGATTGTAGCCACTGGTGTGGCTGACTGTTACTTCAATGTCACAGACCTTCCGTCTGGCGCCACCTACAGGTTCAGAGTGgcttgtgtaaataaagctgGCCAGGGACCATACAGCAATCTGTCTGAGAAAGTCACCCTAGACGCAGCAG CACTTCCAAAATCCACTGGAACTGTCATCGTCAAGACTCTTCCATCAACTGCAGGTCCTGCTGTGGTAACATCCACCATGACTGTACCTCCTATAAAGCTTTCTGGGAGTAAACCTGTACCCAGCTCTTCTACAACTCCAGCTCCTGCTGCACCTCCCGCCAAACCTGCTGCACCTCCCGCCAAACCTGCTCCACCTTCTGCCAAACCTGCTGCACCTCCCGCTAAACCTGCTCCACCTTCTGCCAAACCTGCTGCACCTTCTGCCAAACCTGCTCCAACAACCCCATCTCCTGCTACAACATCCATGTCAGCCTCAATGAATCGTAATGCACCTATAGTATCTCAGGTCCAGCCTTCTGTCCCCAGCACATCTGTCCCCAGCACATCTGTTCCTAGCACACCTGCCCCCAGCACACCAACCCTGGCCAAAGCCAAAACCACTCTCAATATCACAATGTCCAAACCTGCCACTACTACATCTGCTCCTGTCCTCCCTAGCACATCCAAACCATCTCCACCTGTTGTTCTCCCTAAACCACAGACTCCTGTCAATGTGGTTCCACCCATGGCAAAGACTCCTTCAGTGTCTCCACCCCCATTAGTTTCTCCTCCACCCTCCCTTGGTAAACCCATTTCTTCAGTGCCCATGTATGTCCCTGCAACCACAACAGCTCCTGTGACCCCAGTTACCCCCAATACTCCCTCTCCTGCCCTGTCTCCACCTGTAGTGTTGGTTACGAGTCTCACTCCTGTCGGGGAGGGAAGTGCTACTCCAAGCAGGGTGACCCCTAGCGGGAGGGTCACTCCATCAGGGCGTGTCACACCTACAGGGCGGAAAACTCCATTGGGCAAGCCAGGAGAGTCTGCCTTACGGCAGGGTGTACCCCAGAAACCTTATACCTTCATGGATGAGAAGGCCAG AGGCCGTTTTGGAGTCATCCGAGAGTGCAGAGAAAATGCTACAGGCAACCTCTTTATGGCAAAAATCGTTCCATATGAGCCTGAGAACAAGCAGAGTGTTCTACAGGAATATGAAATCCTCAAGGCCTTGCATCATGACAAGATTATGACCCTCCATGAGGCCTATGTCACGCCACGCTACCTTGTGCTCATCTCAGAGTGCTGCACAGGCAAAGAGCTCCTCCACAGCCTGATTGATAG GTTCCGTTACTCTGAAGATGACGTGGTGTCTTATACTGTGCAAATCCTGCAGGGTCTGGACTACCTGCACAGCAGGAGAATCCTGCACCTAGACATCAAGCCTGACAACATTATAGTCACCTACATGAATACGGTCAAAATCATTGACTTTGGCAGTGCTCAGACTTTCAACCCTCTCTTTCTGAAGCAGTTCCACCCTCCTATCGGAACGCTGGAGTACATGT CTCCCGAGATGTTGAAAGGAGACATTGTGGGACCTCCAGCTGACATCTGGAGTGTTGGTGTACTGACATACATCAT GCTCAGTGGAAGGTTGCCTTTCATGGAGAATAATCAAGCGGAGACAGAGGCCAAAATCCAGGCAGCCAAGTTTGACCTCAGCAAGCTATACCAAAATGTGTCCCAAAGTGCCTCTCTGTTCCTTAAGAAGATCCTGTGCAGTTACCcttg GGCGCGTCCCTCCATCAAAGACTGCTTCAACAACTCTTGGCTGCAGGATGCCTATCTGATGCGACTGCGGCGGCAGACACTCACCTTTACCACCACACGTCTCAAGGAGTTTGTGAGCCAGCAGCAGCACATCAGAGCTCATGTGGCTACCAAGCACAAAGTGCTCCTGCGCTCCTACTCTGCCCAAACCCCCACCACACCCACCACGCCTACCATGCCCACCACACCCACCACTATAACCTCTACGCCCTCCACTCCTGTCACTCAATGA